A single window of Aspergillus puulaauensis MK2 DNA, chromosome 5, nearly complete sequence DNA harbors:
- a CDS encoding acyl--CoA ligase (COG:I;~EggNog:ENOG410PI82;~InterPro:IPR000873,IPR020845,IPR042099,IPR025110;~PFAM:PF00501,PF13193), with protein MIKSALQADIPVTDVASFVFSSGTPSSRESPQYFDAATPAKCFSLAQAEGYVKQIARGLEVLGLQPDDKVLLYSNNSLFFPVLLWGVLAGRFVFTAASPTASVNELEYQLRDSGAKLLLAGPSQVSVALDAAARVGLPRDKVYLFCDPDDASNYSSQSLPVWTQFWRPAAEVHTWSWRKIDTLDEAKDTTAIINYSSGTTGLPKGTEISHYNAVANSTQLLAARAIVSSDKKGRDRKERLDMSGERWLAPLPMYHAYGQTYYCLNAARAGAKVFIMQSFDVQKYLLYMDIYRITFMASVPAIMATLAKQSNASAYNLGAVELVTSGSAPLSPELGRIIAGMYLRPGLGVKQGWGMTETTCSITTFAPDDEDDGRSIGYLVPNCAARIEPVEGRDFSGAAPRGVAVGEIWVAGPNVMKCYYKKPDETRETIVEDGGIRWLRTGDIGYFDERGRVYIVDRLKELIKVKGLQVAPAELEQYLLTHPDVADAAVVGAKVNGGEYPRAFVVRKGGAVTDTELFDMIKAQFAPHKWLTGGVYFIDQIPRTGSGKIMRRNLPTEAKGDRAKL; from the exons ATGATCAAATCAGCCCTCCAAGCCGACATCCCAGTCACAGACGTCGCCTCGTTCGTCTTCAGCTCCGGCACGCCGTCCTCGCGTGAGTCACCGCAGTACTTCGACGCCGCCACTCCGGCGAAATGCTTTAGCCTGGCGCAGGCTGAGGGGTACGTGAAGCAGATCGCTCGCGGTCTGGAAGTGCTGGGTCTCCAGCCAGACGACAAGGTTCTTCTCTACTCAAACAACAGTCTCTTTTTCCCGGTCTTGCTGTGGGGTGTTCTAGCCGGGCGGTTCGTCTTTACGGCTGCGTCGCCAACGGCAAGTGTTAACG AACTGGAGTACCAGCTCCGCGACTCAGGCGCGAAACTCCTCCTCGCTGGTCCGAGCCAGGTATCTGTTGCGCTGGACGCAGCGGCGCGGGTCGGTCTACCCCGGGATAAGGTGTATTTATTCTGTGACCCGGACGATGCTTCAAACTACTCATCGCAGTCTCTCCCGGTATGGACGCAGTTCTGGAGACCCGCTGCAGAGGTGCATACTTGGTCGTGGAGGAAGATAGACACGCTGGACGAGGCGAAAGACACGACGGCCATCATCAACTACTCCAGTGGAACAACAGGTCTTCCCAAGGGGACGGAGATATCGCACTACAATGCCGTTGCAAACTCCACCCAGCTATTAGCCGCGCGTGCGATCGTATCCAGCGACAAGAAGGGCCGGGATCGCAAAGAGCGGCTCGACATGTCTGGGGAGAGATGGCTTGCGCCGCTTCCCATGTACCATGCATAT GGCCAAACATACTACTGTCTGAATGCCGCACGCGCAGGCGCAAAAGTGTTCATAATGCAGTCCTTCGACGTGCAGAAATACCTCCTCTACATGGACATCTACCGCATCACATTCATGGCCTCCGTCCCCGCCATAATGGCCACTCTAGCCAAGCAGTCTAACGCGTCCGCGTACAATCTCGGCGCCGTAGAGCTAGTAACCAGCGGCTCTGCACCGCTGAGCCCTGAACTGGGGCGGATCATCGCGGGCATGTACCTCCGTCCGGGGCTCGGCGTCAAGCAGGGCTGGGGGATGACAGAGACGACGTGCTCGATTACGACGTTTGCGccggatgacgaggacgatggcCGGTCGATTGGGTATCTGGTTCCGAACTGTGCTGCGCGGATTGAGCCTGTTGAGGGGAGGGATTTCAGTGGTGCTGCGCCGAGGGGGGTAGCTGTGGGTGAGATTTGGGTTGCTGGGCCGAATGTTATGAAGTGTTATTATAAGAAGCCGGACgagacgagggagacgattgttgaagatggtgggATTAGGTGGTTGAGGACGGGGGATATTGGGTATTTTGATGAGAGGGGCCGGGTTTATATCGTTGATCGGTTGaaggaactcatcaaggTCAAGGGCCTCCAGGTTGCCCCggctgagctggagcagTACCTCCTTACCCATCCGGACGTTGCTGATGCAGCTGTTGTCGGTGCTAAAGT AAACGGCGGAGAGTACCCCCGAGCATTCGTCGTGCGCAAAGGGGGCGCTGTGACGGATACTGAGCTCTTCGACATGATCAAAGCGCAGTTTGCACCGCACAAGTGGCTCACCGGGGGCGTATACTTTATTGACCAGATACCGCGGACTGGCAGTGGCAAGATCATGCGGCGCAATCTGCCTACTGAGGCAAAGGGAGATCGTGCAAAGCTGTGA
- a CDS encoding uncharacterized protein (COG:E;~EggNog:ENOG410PHTM;~InterPro:IPR036291,IPR003462,IPR023401;~PFAM:PF01488,PF02423), with protein MSDIQTLDNAVVHNLLLNLPKEETIYFLNVIEQALKTFSTSDERQYQPKPSIINRANGLHALFRPFTSESSIGTKIIVQPAPGDDGKSSPLRGVILLCDRKGIPTGLLPAEEITGYRTAMGAMIPFSWRNHVENIVVFGAGMQALWHTRLILALRGSEVKRITFVNRSRDRADGLVATISQENETRWRSGCVFCFVDATNRLNLQGCIKDADCVFCTTPSREPLFPAEYLSLDMHGKGRRPFISAVGSRDPDMIELDPDLLRRAIAGNGGGYDLVTGDERGVVLTDDREFAIQHCGEFVQTKITENIVELGEIVDLKVGPHTDHARKRHTERANEFLSEGFVMYKSIGVGLTDLAAGEAILALFRRQKRSL; from the coding sequence GCTCGACAACGCTGTCGTCCACAACCTACTGCTTAATCTACccaaagaagaaacaatATATTTCCTGAATGTAATCGAACAAGCACTAAAAACCTTCTCCACCAGCGACGAGCGCCAGTATCAGCCCAAacccagcatcatcaaccgCGCAAACGGCCTCCATGCGCTTTTCAGACCCTTCACTTCGGAATCCTCCATAGGGACCAAGATTATTGTCCAACCCGCACCTGGAGATGACGGCAAGAGTAGTCCCCTGCGCGGTGTCATATTGCTCTGTGATAGAAAAGGCATCCCGACTGGACTCCTTCCCGCGGAGGAAATAACAGGCTACCGCACCGCAATGGGTGCAATGATCCCCTTCTCCTGGAGAAACCATGTCGAGAACATTGTGGTTTTCGGAGCTGGAATGCAAGCGCTCTGGCATACTCGACTTATCCTTGCCCTCCGTGGATCTGAAGTGAAACGCATCACGTTTGTAAACCGGTCCAGGGATCGTGCGGACGGACTTGTTGCTACGATATCGCAAGAGAACGAGACTCGATGGAGGTCTGGATGTGTGTTTTGTTTTGTCGATGCCACCAACAGATTGAACCTACAGGGTTGTATAAAGGACGCAGATTGTGTCTTCTGTACCACCCCGTCTAGAGAGCCTCTCTTCCCTGCAGAGTATTTGTCTTTGGATATGCATGGGAAAGGGCGTCGTCCGTTTATCTCGGCTGTTGGATCAAGGGACCCTGATATGATTGAGCTGGATCCTGACCTGTTACGCCGTGCCATCGCTGGCAATGGTGGTGGTTATGATCTTGTCACTGGGGATGAAAGAGGCGTTGTCCTTACAGATGATCGCGAATTCGCCATTCAACACTGCGGCGAGTTTGTTCAGACAAAGATCACAGAGAATATCGTCGAGTTGGGAGAGATTGTCGACCTGAAGGTTGGGCCACATACTGATCATGCAAGGAAGCGACATACCGAGAGAGCCAACGAGTTTCTTTCTGAGGGCTTCGTTATGTATAAAAGCATTGGAGTAGGTCTGACGGACCTTGCTGCTGGCGAGGCGATTTTGGCTTTATTCAGGAGGCAGAAAAGAAGCCTCTAG